Proteins from a genomic interval of Pseudomonas sp. RC10:
- a CDS encoding EAL domain-containing protein produces the protein MKLELKNSLSVKLLRVVLLSALVVGVVLSCAQIVYDAYKTRQAVATDAERILDMFRDPSTQAVYSLDREMGMQVIEGLFQDKAVRMASIGHPNETLLAEKTRDLKPSPTRWLTDPILGQERSFTTQLVGRSPYSEYYGDLRITLDTATYGEGFLINSMIIFISGVLRALAMGLVLYLVYHWLLTKPLSRIIEHLTSINPDRPSEHQLPLLKGHEKNELGIWVNTANELLASIERNTHLRHEAESSLLRMAQYDFLTGLPNRQQLQQQLDKILIDAGKVQHRVAVLCVGLDDFKGINEQFSYQAGDQLLLALADRLRSHSGRLGALARLGGDQFALVQADIEQPYEAAELAQNILDDLEAPFSVDGEEIRLRATIGITLFPEDGDSTEKLLQKAEQTMTLAKTRSRNRYQFYIASVDSEMRRRRELEKDLREALVRNQFHLVYQPQISYRDQRVVGVEALIRWTHPEHGFVPPDQFIPLAEQNGTIIAIGEWVLDQACKQLREWHDQGFTDLRMAVNLSTVQLHHSELPRVVNNLLQIYRLPPRSLELEVTETGLMEDISTAAQHLLSLRRSGALIAIDDFGTGYSSLSYLKSLPLDKIKIDKSFVQDLIDDDDDATIVRAIIQLGKSLGMQVIAEGVETTEQEAYIISEGCHEGQGYFYSKPLPARELLSYLKQAHRTHMGVL, from the coding sequence TTGAAGCTGGAACTCAAAAACAGCTTGTCGGTGAAGCTGCTGCGTGTGGTGTTGTTGTCGGCGCTGGTCGTGGGCGTTGTGCTCAGCTGCGCGCAGATCGTGTACGACGCCTACAAAACGCGTCAGGCGGTTGCCACTGACGCCGAGCGGATTCTCGACATGTTCCGGGACCCGTCGACTCAGGCTGTCTATAGCCTGGACCGGGAAATGGGCATGCAGGTCATTGAAGGCCTGTTCCAGGACAAGGCCGTGCGCATGGCGTCCATTGGTCATCCCAACGAGACGCTGCTCGCGGAAAAAACCCGCGACCTCAAACCCTCTCCCACGCGCTGGCTGACCGACCCGATTCTCGGCCAGGAACGCAGCTTCACCACCCAATTGGTCGGCCGCAGCCCGTACAGCGAATACTACGGCGACCTGCGTATCACGCTGGACACCGCGACTTACGGCGAAGGCTTTCTGATCAATTCGATGATCATTTTCATCTCTGGCGTGCTGCGAGCGCTGGCCATGGGCCTCGTGCTGTATCTCGTCTATCACTGGCTGCTGACCAAACCGCTGTCGCGCATCATCGAACACCTGACCAGCATCAATCCCGATCGCCCCAGTGAGCACCAGTTGCCGCTGCTCAAGGGCCACGAGAAAAACGAGCTGGGGATTTGGGTCAATACCGCCAACGAGTTGCTGGCCTCCATTGAACGCAATACCCATCTGCGTCACGAAGCGGAATCCAGCCTGCTGCGCATGGCGCAATACGATTTTCTGACCGGCCTCCCCAATCGCCAGCAATTGCAGCAGCAGCTGGACAAAATCCTGATCGACGCCGGGAAGGTGCAGCATCGTGTCGCCGTGCTGTGTGTCGGTCTGGACGATTTCAAAGGCATCAACGAACAATTCAGCTATCAGGCCGGCGACCAACTGCTGCTGGCACTGGCGGACCGTCTGCGCAGCCACAGCGGCCGCCTTGGCGCGCTGGCACGGCTGGGGGGCGACCAGTTCGCGCTGGTTCAAGCCGACATCGAGCAGCCCTACGAAGCCGCCGAACTGGCACAGAACATCCTCGATGACCTGGAGGCGCCGTTTTCCGTGGACGGGGAAGAAATCCGCCTGCGCGCCACCATCGGCATCACCCTGTTCCCGGAAGATGGCGACAGCACCGAGAAGCTGCTGCAGAAAGCCGAACAGACCATGACCCTGGCCAAGACCCGATCGCGCAACCGTTACCAGTTCTACATCGCCAGCGTCGACAGCGAAATGCGTCGCCGCCGCGAACTGGAAAAAGACCTGCGCGAAGCCTTGGTCCGCAATCAGTTTCACCTTGTCTACCAGCCGCAGATCAGCTACCGCGATCAACGGGTGGTGGGCGTGGAAGCACTGATTCGCTGGACGCATCCCGAGCATGGCTTCGTGCCGCCCGACCAGTTCATCCCGCTGGCCGAGCAGAACGGCACCATCATTGCCATCGGCGAATGGGTGCTGGACCAAGCCTGTAAACAACTGCGCGAATGGCACGATCAAGGCTTCACCGACCTGCGCATGGCGGTCAACCTGTCCACCGTTCAACTGCATCACTCCGAACTGCCGCGCGTGGTCAACAATCTGCTACAGATCTACCGCCTGCCGCCGCGCAGTCTTGAGCTGGAAGTCACCGAAACCGGCCTGATGGAAGACATCAGCACCGCTGCCCAACACCTGCTCAGCCTCCGCCGCTCTGGCGCGCTGATCGCCATTGATGACTTCGGCACCGGCTATTCGTCCCTGAGTTACCTCAAGAGCTTGCCGCTGGACAAGATCAAGATCGACAAGAGCTTCGTTCAGGACCTGATCGACGACGATGACGACGCGACCATCGTGCGCGCCATTATCCAGCTCGGCAAAAGCCTCGGCATGCAGGTCATCGCCGAAGGCGTGGAAACCACCGAGCAAGAGGCTTACATCATTTCCGAGGGCTGCCACGAAGGTCAGGGCTATTTCTACAGCAAGCCGTTGCCTGCCCGTGAGTTGCTGTCGTATCTGAAGCAAGCGCATCGCACCCATATGGGCGTGCTCTAA